A genomic segment from Nematostella vectensis chromosome 6, jaNemVect1.1, whole genome shotgun sequence encodes:
- the LOC5501420 gene encoding chromo domain-containing protein cec-1, whose translation MPSKKGAKAAEAQPEKKAEAPEEKPAEDSKDQAVEESETKDASKDGEGNAADKRARGRPKKADGEPATKKPKKVKESHVPSRASRRVANMKTGETLPEIEDKDPMPKPKKTTTKKKAEPSEPADDKQDEPNGAAEVAVQS comes from the coding sequence ATGCCAAGCAAAAAAGGAGCTAAAGCTGCAGAGGCTCAGCCCGAAAAGAAGGCAGAGGCGCCTGAAGAAAAGCCTGCAGAGGACTCTAAAGATCAAGCTGTTGAAGAAAGTGAGACAAAGGACGCGAGCAAAGATGGAGAGGGCAATGCTGCGGACAAGCGGGCACGAGGCCGTCCTAAAAAAGCTGACGGCGAACCTGCCACCAAAAAGCCCAAGAAAGTGAAGGAGAGTCATGTCCCTAGCCGTGCTAGTAGGCGTGTGGCGAACATGAAAACAGGGGAGACATTACCCGAAATCGAAGACAAGGACCCGATGCCCAAACCGAAGAAAACGACGACGAAGAAGAAGGCCGAGCCTAGCGAACCAGCAGATGATAAACAAGATGAGCCAAATGGCGCTGCTGAAGTTGCTGTCCAGAGTTGA
- the LOC5515093 gene encoding protein FAM184A isoform X1 produces MAAASKTSASFHNMPHRNGTYMATHGSTSSSDATPDLHLKMSKKIAQLTKVIYALNTKNDEHESVLDTLKKSHEEEMQQLIAETKNKIEYFKNRLGVVSEQRQKIELLESHVSKERLQREEALSEFQIFKQLAEEREAKLRNEYSEKMLAISREMLTSKKHFEDRLKDFQSMRRKFEEDRDKAVESLTGKHHEELDQLMKAHRVRYDEVVKEKQKVEKDLNEKLARALAQAEAKTDNALDEKMRIEKEYQDKMDKLKTFYEKELAALRTTLESQAKESVEKSWEEKENQLKQSWSRQERIFKDRISELLNQLSDGEQELSNLKSQLREMDGQVQNKHSDAVQLSRELEESRKETSNALAEVRELQNELVISRKKCKDQGAEISRQSSHIGKLEATKLSQETNIRSLKANINELNSKLSKYEGDYEELEKQYKTHFMESGEHIQSLKEEISKVTAQKLEIEGKYLKELNLSKESASERENKLKSELEETSKRLKAEHTSELETLHSEYKDKLRKLDVELKEQAQNEKATLLLEKSQAVSKIEKECDELKRKLNNIEVEAARLNSLVQESEKGLGSASSHIDSLKQSLNQTKDALEKTHQELQDTNERFQLLQGEHAKLQSEYDQYKIDAAAELQNKLLSLKTDIDEKWAERLSKECSELREGLQSQHNKERELALQEMSYIKDQEKEEVQTELQNKIASLRVTVESLQKDNASLQQNTNAYITELRSALDKRKADASIAEQELRAELNQQRRRLEEELAKAAFEHGNKMQSMQEEHAEEMRKAKEMAEQDLKDLEARLEAKYREESSFNLQANKVALEAVKSQQEKQRQKELADLKNQHEADQEALRNELVRKQQADVQRLNKEYETQMMALKLQLQRTAEIRERQEAEFELKLDDLRADIQERDSQIKELDSEMAEVTENIAKLQHELQGKGQEILSIRRESNAQFRKREEELAKLHQREVDSLTADHLCETQSMLEQFNRAKELQRDKISALQLMLEEAEIRFKSRESRTEDLDLIQELKQMLAERELEMKKLLEEKRYFQLELLNRETNFNRVFNKNGAPNVGVINPLNAKTKVTSKASQSTSGMLMSSSRLDPIPQMPVHEKRLNNSKVLPPTPPKDPPPNHRRTIVY; encoded by the exons ATGGCGGCGGCTAGCAAAACTTCGGCTAGCTTCCATAACATGCCACATAGGAATGGCACCTATATGGCAACTCACGGTTCTACCTCTTCTTCTGATGCTACGCCGGACTTGCATCTAAAAATGTCGAAGAAAATTGCCCAGCTAACCAAAGTTATTTACGCACTCAACACGAAGAACGACGAACACGAATCAGTGCTTGACACCTTGAAGAAATCACACGAAGAGGAAATGCAGCAGCTTATTGCAGAGACTAAGAACAAGATAGAATACTTTAAGAATCGTTTaggggttgtaagtgaacagAGACAGAAGATTGAGTTGTTAGAATCGCACGTTTCAAAAGAGAGACTTCAACGCGAAGAGGCTTTGAGCGAGTTTCAAATTTTCAAACAACTGGCCGAAGAACGGGAGGCTAAATTACGGAACGAATACTCAGAGAAAATGCTGGCTATTTCTAGGGAAATGTTAACATCTAAGAAACACTTTGAGGATAGATTGAAGGATTTCCAATCAATGAGGAGAAAATTTGAGGAAGATAGAGATAAAGCGGTAGAAAGTTTAACTGGTAAGCACCACGAAGAACTCGATCAACTTATGAAAGCGCATAGAGTTCGATATGATGAAGTCGTTAAAGAGAAACAAAAGGTCGAAAAGGATTTAAACGAAAAGCTTGCTAGGGCCCTAGCACAAGCCGAAGCTAAAACAGATAACGCACTCGACGAGAAAATGCGGATTGAAAAGGAATACCAAGATAAAATGGATAAACTGAAAACTTTTTACGAGAAAGAATTAGCTGCCTTGCGCACAACTCTGGAATCGCAAGCGAAAGAATCTGTCGAAAAATCTtgggaagaaaaagaaaatcaacTTAAGCAGAGTTGGAGTCGCCAGGAGAGAATATTTAAGGACAGAATTTCGGAGCTTTTAAACCAACTAAGTGATGGCGAACAAGAGTTATCGAATTTAAAAAGTCAGTTACGAGAAATGGATGGCCaagttcaaaataaacatagcGATGCTGTACAACTATCGAGGGAGTTAGAAGAGTCGCGAAAGGAAACATCAAACGCATTGGCGGAAGTGAGAGAATTACAGAACGAATTGgtgatatcaaggaaaaagtGTAAAGATCAAGGAGCTGAGATTTCAAGACAATCAT CTCACATTGGAAAGCTTGAAGCTACTAAATTATCACAAGAAACAAATATTCGAAGCTTGAAAGCTAACATCAATGAGCTGAATAGTAAATTAAGCAAGTATGAAGGGGACTATGAAGAACTTGAGAAACAATACAAGACCCACTTTATGGAATCGGGAGAACACATACAGTCTCTTAAAGAG GAAATCAGTAAGGTCACTGCACAGAAACTGGAGATTGAAGGCAAATACCTGAAGGAATTAAATCTTTCTAAAGAGAGTGCATCTGAGAGAGAGAACAAACTAAAGTCAGAACTGGAAGAAACAAGCAAGAGGTTAAAAGCAGAGCATACCAGTGAATTGGAAACTCTTCATAGCGAGTACAAAGACAAATTAAGAAAGCTTGATGTAGAATTGAAGGAGCAAGCACAAAATGAAAAAGCCACTCTTTTGTTAGAGAAGTCACAGGCTGTtagtaaaattgaaaaagaatGCGATGAACTGAAGAGGAAGCTAAATAACATTGAAGTTGAGGCTGCAAGATTGAACTCTCTGGTTCAAGAGAGTGAGAAGGGACTTGGGTCAGCTTCTTCACATATAGACAGTCTTAAACAGTCATTGAACCAGACTAAAGATGCCCTTGAAAAAACTCACCAAGAACTCCAAGATACCAATGAAAGATTTCAACTATTACAG GGTGAGCATGCAAAACTCCAGTCTGAATATGATCAATACAAGATTGATGCTGCGGCTGAGCTCCAGAATAAATTATTATCTCTGAAGACTGACATAGATGAGAAATGGGCTGAGAGGTTGAG CAAAGAGTGCAGTGAGTTAAGAGAAGGCTTGCAAAGTCAGCACAACAAAGAGAGAGAACTTGCCCTACAGGAAATGAGTTATATCAAGGACCAGGAGAAGGAGGAGGTTCAAACAGAGCTACAAAACAAGATAGCATCTCTAAGAGTCACG GTGGAAAGTCTTCAGAAAGATAATGCTAGCCTCCAGCAAAACACTAATGCATAT ATTACAGAGTTGCGTAGTGCTCTGGACAAAAGAAAAGCAGATGCCTCTATTGCTGAGCAGGAGCTACGGGCAGAGCTGAATCAACAGCGTCGACGTCTGGAGGAGGAGCTTGCAAAGGCAGCTTTTGAGCATGGCAACAAGATGCAAAGTATGCAGGAAGAGCATGCAGAAGAGATGAGGAAGGCAAAAGAGATGGCAGAACAAGATCTTAAG GATCTTGAGGCTAGATTAGAAGCCAAGTACAGAGAGGAGTCCAGCTTTAACCTACAAGCCAACAAGGTGGCTCTTGAAGCTGTGAAATcacaacaagaaaaacaaagacagAAAGAACTAGCAGACCTAAAAAATCAACACGAAGCTGACCAAG AGGCACTGCGCAACGAGTTAGTCCGCAAACAGCAGGCTGATGTCCAGAGGCTAAATAAGGAATACGAAACACAAATGATGGCACTGAAACTACAGCTTCAGAGGACCGCAGAAATCAGAGAGCGACAG GAAGCAGAATTTGAGCTGAAGCTGGATGACCTGCGGGCAGACATTCAAGAGAGAGATTCCCAGATCAAGGAGCTTGATTCTGAGATGGCAGAGGTGACAGAGAATATTGCCAAGCTCCAGCATGAACTACAAGGCAAGGGGCAGGAAATACTGTCCATAAGAAGAGAAAGCAATGCACAGTTCAG AAAACGCGAGGAAGAACTTGCCAAACTCCACCAGAGAGAAGTTGACTCCCTCACGGCAGACCACTTGTGCGAGACCCAGTCCATGCTGGAACAGTTCAACCGAGCCAAAGAACTCCAGCGGGACAAGATATCAGCATTGCAACTCAT GCTTGAAGAAGCAGAGATCAGGTTCAAGAGTCGTGAGTCGAGGACTGAGGACTTGGATCTTATACAAGAGCTTAAACAAATGTTAGCAGAGAGAGAGCTGGAGATGAAGAAATTACTG GAGGAGAAACGATACTTCCAGCTGGAACTCTTAAACAGAGAAACAAACTTCAACAGAGTGTTCAACAAAAATGGAGCCCCAAATGTAGGAGTCATCAACCCCCTTAATGCCAAGACCAAGGTTACAAGTAAAGCTAGCCAAAGCACCAGTGGAATGTTGATGTCTTCATCTAGATTGGATCCCATACCCCAGATGCCTGTCCATGAAAAAAGGCTCAATAATAGTAAAGTGTTGCCGCCCACCCCGCCCAAAGACCCTCCTCCAAACCACAGAAGAACAATTGTATACTGa
- the LOC5515093 gene encoding protein FAM184A isoform X2: MAAASKTSASFHNMPHRNGTYMATHGSTSSSDATPDLHLKMSKKIAQLTKVIYALNTKNDEHESVLDTLKKSHEEEMQQLIAETKNKIEYFKNRLGVVSEQRQKIELLESHVSKERLQREEALSEFQIFKQLAEEREAKLRNEYSEKMLAISREMLTSKKHFEDRLKDFQSMRRKFEEDRDKAVESLTGKHHEELDQLMKAHRVRYDEVVKEKQKVEKDLNEKLARALAQAEAKTDNALDEKMRIEKEYQDKMDKLKTFYEKELAALRTTLESQAKESVEKSWEEKENQLKQSWSRQERIFKDRISELLNQLSDGEQELSNLKSQLREMDGQVQNKHSDAVQLSRELEESRKETSNALAEVRELQNELVISRKKCKDQGAEISRQSSHIGKLEATKLSQETNIRSLKANINELNSKLSKYEGDYEELEKQYKTHFMESGEHIQSLKEEISKVTAQKLEIEGKYLKELNLSKESASERENKLKSELEETSKRLKAEHTSELETLHSEYKDKLRKLDVELKEQAQNEKATLLLEKSQAVSKIEKECDELKRKLNNIEVEAARLNSLVQESEKGLGSASSHIDSLKQSLNQTKDALEKTHQELQDTNERFQLLQGEHAKLQSEYDQYKIDAAAELQNKLLSLKTDIDEKWAERLSKECSELREGLQSQHNKERELALQEMSYIKDQEKEEVQTELQNKIASLRVTITELRSALDKRKADASIAEQELRAELNQQRRRLEEELAKAAFEHGNKMQSMQEEHAEEMRKAKEMAEQDLKDLEARLEAKYREESSFNLQANKVALEAVKSQQEKQRQKELADLKNQHEADQEALRNELVRKQQADVQRLNKEYETQMMALKLQLQRTAEIRERQEAEFELKLDDLRADIQERDSQIKELDSEMAEVTENIAKLQHELQGKGQEILSIRRESNAQFRKREEELAKLHQREVDSLTADHLCETQSMLEQFNRAKELQRDKISALQLMLEEAEIRFKSRESRTEDLDLIQELKQMLAERELEMKKLLEEKRYFQLELLNRETNFNRVFNKNGAPNVGVINPLNAKTKVTSKASQSTSGMLMSSSRLDPIPQMPVHEKRLNNSKVLPPTPPKDPPPNHRRTIVY, encoded by the exons ATGGCGGCGGCTAGCAAAACTTCGGCTAGCTTCCATAACATGCCACATAGGAATGGCACCTATATGGCAACTCACGGTTCTACCTCTTCTTCTGATGCTACGCCGGACTTGCATCTAAAAATGTCGAAGAAAATTGCCCAGCTAACCAAAGTTATTTACGCACTCAACACGAAGAACGACGAACACGAATCAGTGCTTGACACCTTGAAGAAATCACACGAAGAGGAAATGCAGCAGCTTATTGCAGAGACTAAGAACAAGATAGAATACTTTAAGAATCGTTTaggggttgtaagtgaacagAGACAGAAGATTGAGTTGTTAGAATCGCACGTTTCAAAAGAGAGACTTCAACGCGAAGAGGCTTTGAGCGAGTTTCAAATTTTCAAACAACTGGCCGAAGAACGGGAGGCTAAATTACGGAACGAATACTCAGAGAAAATGCTGGCTATTTCTAGGGAAATGTTAACATCTAAGAAACACTTTGAGGATAGATTGAAGGATTTCCAATCAATGAGGAGAAAATTTGAGGAAGATAGAGATAAAGCGGTAGAAAGTTTAACTGGTAAGCACCACGAAGAACTCGATCAACTTATGAAAGCGCATAGAGTTCGATATGATGAAGTCGTTAAAGAGAAACAAAAGGTCGAAAAGGATTTAAACGAAAAGCTTGCTAGGGCCCTAGCACAAGCCGAAGCTAAAACAGATAACGCACTCGACGAGAAAATGCGGATTGAAAAGGAATACCAAGATAAAATGGATAAACTGAAAACTTTTTACGAGAAAGAATTAGCTGCCTTGCGCACAACTCTGGAATCGCAAGCGAAAGAATCTGTCGAAAAATCTtgggaagaaaaagaaaatcaacTTAAGCAGAGTTGGAGTCGCCAGGAGAGAATATTTAAGGACAGAATTTCGGAGCTTTTAAACCAACTAAGTGATGGCGAACAAGAGTTATCGAATTTAAAAAGTCAGTTACGAGAAATGGATGGCCaagttcaaaataaacatagcGATGCTGTACAACTATCGAGGGAGTTAGAAGAGTCGCGAAAGGAAACATCAAACGCATTGGCGGAAGTGAGAGAATTACAGAACGAATTGgtgatatcaaggaaaaagtGTAAAGATCAAGGAGCTGAGATTTCAAGACAATCAT CTCACATTGGAAAGCTTGAAGCTACTAAATTATCACAAGAAACAAATATTCGAAGCTTGAAAGCTAACATCAATGAGCTGAATAGTAAATTAAGCAAGTATGAAGGGGACTATGAAGAACTTGAGAAACAATACAAGACCCACTTTATGGAATCGGGAGAACACATACAGTCTCTTAAAGAG GAAATCAGTAAGGTCACTGCACAGAAACTGGAGATTGAAGGCAAATACCTGAAGGAATTAAATCTTTCTAAAGAGAGTGCATCTGAGAGAGAGAACAAACTAAAGTCAGAACTGGAAGAAACAAGCAAGAGGTTAAAAGCAGAGCATACCAGTGAATTGGAAACTCTTCATAGCGAGTACAAAGACAAATTAAGAAAGCTTGATGTAGAATTGAAGGAGCAAGCACAAAATGAAAAAGCCACTCTTTTGTTAGAGAAGTCACAGGCTGTtagtaaaattgaaaaagaatGCGATGAACTGAAGAGGAAGCTAAATAACATTGAAGTTGAGGCTGCAAGATTGAACTCTCTGGTTCAAGAGAGTGAGAAGGGACTTGGGTCAGCTTCTTCACATATAGACAGTCTTAAACAGTCATTGAACCAGACTAAAGATGCCCTTGAAAAAACTCACCAAGAACTCCAAGATACCAATGAAAGATTTCAACTATTACAG GGTGAGCATGCAAAACTCCAGTCTGAATATGATCAATACAAGATTGATGCTGCGGCTGAGCTCCAGAATAAATTATTATCTCTGAAGACTGACATAGATGAGAAATGGGCTGAGAGGTTGAG CAAAGAGTGCAGTGAGTTAAGAGAAGGCTTGCAAAGTCAGCACAACAAAGAGAGAGAACTTGCCCTACAGGAAATGAGTTATATCAAGGACCAGGAGAAGGAGGAGGTTCAAACAGAGCTACAAAACAAGATAGCATCTCTAAGAGTCACG ATTACAGAGTTGCGTAGTGCTCTGGACAAAAGAAAAGCAGATGCCTCTATTGCTGAGCAGGAGCTACGGGCAGAGCTGAATCAACAGCGTCGACGTCTGGAGGAGGAGCTTGCAAAGGCAGCTTTTGAGCATGGCAACAAGATGCAAAGTATGCAGGAAGAGCATGCAGAAGAGATGAGGAAGGCAAAAGAGATGGCAGAACAAGATCTTAAG GATCTTGAGGCTAGATTAGAAGCCAAGTACAGAGAGGAGTCCAGCTTTAACCTACAAGCCAACAAGGTGGCTCTTGAAGCTGTGAAATcacaacaagaaaaacaaagacagAAAGAACTAGCAGACCTAAAAAATCAACACGAAGCTGACCAAG AGGCACTGCGCAACGAGTTAGTCCGCAAACAGCAGGCTGATGTCCAGAGGCTAAATAAGGAATACGAAACACAAATGATGGCACTGAAACTACAGCTTCAGAGGACCGCAGAAATCAGAGAGCGACAG GAAGCAGAATTTGAGCTGAAGCTGGATGACCTGCGGGCAGACATTCAAGAGAGAGATTCCCAGATCAAGGAGCTTGATTCTGAGATGGCAGAGGTGACAGAGAATATTGCCAAGCTCCAGCATGAACTACAAGGCAAGGGGCAGGAAATACTGTCCATAAGAAGAGAAAGCAATGCACAGTTCAG AAAACGCGAGGAAGAACTTGCCAAACTCCACCAGAGAGAAGTTGACTCCCTCACGGCAGACCACTTGTGCGAGACCCAGTCCATGCTGGAACAGTTCAACCGAGCCAAAGAACTCCAGCGGGACAAGATATCAGCATTGCAACTCAT GCTTGAAGAAGCAGAGATCAGGTTCAAGAGTCGTGAGTCGAGGACTGAGGACTTGGATCTTATACAAGAGCTTAAACAAATGTTAGCAGAGAGAGAGCTGGAGATGAAGAAATTACTG GAGGAGAAACGATACTTCCAGCTGGAACTCTTAAACAGAGAAACAAACTTCAACAGAGTGTTCAACAAAAATGGAGCCCCAAATGTAGGAGTCATCAACCCCCTTAATGCCAAGACCAAGGTTACAAGTAAAGCTAGCCAAAGCACCAGTGGAATGTTGATGTCTTCATCTAGATTGGATCCCATACCCCAGATGCCTGTCCATGAAAAAAGGCTCAATAATAGTAAAGTGTTGCCGCCCACCCCGCCCAAAGACCCTCCTCCAAACCACAGAAGAACAATTGTATACTGa
- the LOC5515096 gene encoding cytoplasmic dynein 2 intermediate chain 2, which produces MFSDESHEPVYFTSSWKTERYVKESGAQTSEIITYEADVQVVNRADAGCQTEEETEQEMVIGHDNSQNLVNFMLRVYPDVSKQLEANAISHAFDGYDVDWEEKSSAVTCQHRLINQASGNQLQITSLSWNSTGSVIAAAYGRLDHEDWCTHKSSLCTWNLDRRGINVNKADTTVDLSSCLLSLAFHPKSPALIAGGTFNGEVHLWDLSCEDEMLVASSGMGNDSHREPVNKIMWLLDPDSKGKKYQILSASGDGKVLLWQVPPIESQDLRLVGGYILQTGAVPRSLRTSKAKGDMEMGVTTLSFSHEDKTLFVLGSEAGGIFKCSVNSRGPPVGNVTSSVPLGSPVTFAFAPHVGPVFSVNCSPYHRNLFLTCGTDGTIRLYTMLQAKPLLSLEPAAGYLFAIRWSPVRPLVFSVATGDGRLLIYDMKVNHINPVTTIDVSDKKPVHTLEYNIHRRQLVATGDSEGVIKIWRLSDELTTQGPRETEILTDIAETQGD; this is translated from the exons ATGTTCAGCGACGAATCACATGAACCTGTTTATTTTACATCCTCATGGAAAACTGAAAG ATATGTCAAGGAAAGTGGAGCCCAAACAAGTGAGATCATCACCTACGAAGCAGATGTCCAAGTTGTGAATAGAGCTGATGCTGGA TGCCAGACAGAGGAGGAGACTGAGCAGGAGATGGTTATTGGACATGATAACTCGCAG AACCTGGTTAACTTTATGCTTCGTGTCTATCCTGATGTCAGCAAACAACTAGAGGCTAATGCTATAAGTCATGCTTTTGATG GTTATGATGTTGACTGGGAAGAGAAGTCAAGTGCTGTCACCTGTCAACATAGGCTGATCAATCAAGCATCGGGGAATCAG CTGCAAATTACAAGTCTCTCCTGGAACTCAACAGGATCAGTAATTGCTGCTGC ATATGGCCGGCTTGATCATGAAGATTGGTGTACACACAAG TCGTCTCTTTGTACTTGGAACTTGGATAGAAGGGGCATCAATGTCAACAAAGCAGATACAACAGTGGATCTGTCT agTTGTCTGCTCAGTCTTGCATTCCATCCGAAGTCACCTGCACTGATTGCAGGAGGAACTTTCAATG GGGAGGTACACTTATGGGACCTTAGTTGTGAGGATGAAATGCTGGTTGCTTCATCAGGGATGGGCAACGATTCACATCGGGAACCTGTCAACAAG ATCATGTGGTTGTTGGATCCAGACTCAAAGGGCAAAAAGTACCAG ATTCTTAGTGCTAGTGGTGATGGGAAAGTCTTGCTCTGGCAAGTACCACCAATAGAGTCTCAGGACCTCAGGCTTGTTGGCGGATACATTCTGCAGACCGGGGCAGTTCCTCGAAGCTTGAGAACAAGTAAAGCCAAGGGCGACATGGAGATGGGGG TTACTACTTTATCTTTCTCGCACGAGGACAAGACATTGTTTGTGCTTGGCTCTGAGGCTGGTGGTATTTTCAAGTGTTCTGTGAATTCAAGGGGTCCACCAGTTGGAA ATGTTACTAGCTCAGTGCCCCTGGGATCCCCTGTGACGTTTGCCTTTGCGCCACATGTTGGCCCCGTGTTTTCAGTCAACTGTTCACCTTATCATCGCAACCTGTTTCTCACGTGTGGTACTGATGGCACAATACGATTATACACAATGCTACAG GCCAAGCCATTGTTATCTCTGGAACCTGCCGCGGGCTACCTGTTCGCCATCCGCTGGTCTCCTGTCAGGCCTCTGGTATTCTCTGTTGCTACTGGAGATGGAAGACTGCTCATATATGATATGAAG GTGAACCATATAAACCCCGTCACTACCATTGATGTATCCGACAAGAAACCTGTTCATACGTTGGAGTACAATATCCACAG GCGCCAGCTGGTTGCAACAGGGGACAGTGAAGGCGTCATCAAAATTTGGCGTCTGAGTGATGAGCTCACTACACAGGGCCCCCGTGAAACAGAGATTCTCACAGACATAGCAGAGACGCAGGGGGATTAA
- the LOC5515101 gene encoding zinc finger protein 70, giving the protein MSVLATSYSIFISTAIMSILATSSSIFISTAMSILATSYSTFFRTAITSILATSYSIFFRTAITSVLATSSSIFISTAMSILATSYFTFFRTAITSVLATSSSIFISTAIMSILATSYSTFFRTAITSVLATSSFTFISTAITSVLATSYFTFFRTAITSVCQGEVVMFQGSDMSYRNNVAVQNNHDGRMEDHLEEPDYSITCHVCHKIYSRPSTLKAHLRVHTGKKPFRCPTCQKSFSQDANLKAHLRVHSKEKPFKCHICHRRFAQSSSVTTHMRIHSGERPYKCKVCARGFSDSSTLTKRLRTHTGEKPYQCRICGMSFSQSGNLSRHMRIYRKRK; this is encoded by the exons ATGTCAGTCCTCGCCACTTCCTATTCCATCTTCATCAGCACTGCCATAATGTCAATCCTCGCTACGTCCTCTTCCATCTTCATCAGCACTGCCATGTCAATCCTCGCCACTTCCTATTCCACCTTCTTCAGAACTGCCATAACGTCAATCCTCGCCACTTCCTATTCCATCTTCTTCAGAACTGCCATAACGTCAGTCCTCGCCACTTCCTCTTCCATCTTCATCAGCACTGCCATGTCAATCCTCGCCACTTCCTATTTCACCTTCTTCAGAACTGCCATAACGTCAGTCCTCGCCACTTCCTCTTCCATCTTCATCAGCACTGCCATAATGTCAATCCTCGCCACTTCCTATTCCACCTTCTTCAGAACTGCCATAACGTCAGTCCTCGCCACTTCCTCTTTCACCTTCATCAGCACTGCCATAACGTCAGTCCTCGCCACTTCCTATTTCACCTTCTTCAGAACTGCCATAAC CTCTGTGTGCCAAGGAGAAGTCGTTATGTTCCAGGGTAGTGACATG AGTTACCGTAACAACGTAGCGGTTCAGAACAATCACGATGGCCGTATGGAAGATCACCTTGAAGAACCG GATTACAGCATAACATGCCACGTGTGCCACAAGATCTACTCCCGTCCGTCCACGCTCAAGGCGCATCTGCGGGTCCACACGGGGAAGAAACCATTCAGGTGCCCAACGTGCCAGAAGTCTTTCTCCCAGGATGCCAATCTCAAGGCGCATCTCAGGGTGCATTCCAAGGaaaagccattcaagtgccaCATCTGTCATCGCAG GTTTGCGCAATCTTCATCTGTCACTACGCACATGCGTATTCATAGCGGAGAGCGCCCATACAAATGCAAGGTATGCGCGCGCGGATTCTCTGACAGCTCCACGCTGACCAAGCGCCTGCGGACTCACACTGGTGAGAAGCCTTATCAATGCCGGATTTGCGGCATGAGCTTCTCTCAATCCGGGAACCTCAGCCGGCACATGCGCATTTACAGGAAGCGTAAATAG